A window of Sodalis praecaptivus genomic DNA:
GTTAAACGACGCGGCTTTTTTACCGCCATCCCCAATACCGCCACCAATTTCGGCGTTTTGATCGCGACGCTGACATTCCTGTTTTTCTCCTGGCTGCCGGAAGAGACGTTATTAAGCTGGGTGTGGCGCGTGCCTTTCCTGCTCTCGGTGCTGTTGTTTGTGATAGCGCTTTATATTCGCGCCAAGCTGGACGAAACGCCGGAATACGTGAATGCCATGGATAAAGCGCAGCGCCAGCGTCAGCAGCAAAAGGCCCCAATACGCCAACTGTTTAGGGAAAGTCCACGGGAGTTGCTCTGTGGTTTCTTCGCCATGGGGGGGCATCAGGCGCTGACCTATGTCCTTAACACCTTCGCGCTCAGTTATATGATAAACACCCTCGGCATGTCGAAAACGGACGGCCTGATGGTATTAATCATCGCGTTGACGTTTACGCTTATTTGCGGACCGATTGGCGGATGGCTGGCCGACCGCTATGGCAGCGCCAAAATATTTATTTGCGGCGCCCTGTTTGCCCTGTGCTTTGTTTATCCGCTGTTTTATCTCGTGGATACCAAAAATACCTTGCTGGCGGCGCTTGGCGTCAGTGCGATTTATGGCATCAGTTGGGGATGCACCGGCGGCGCACAGGGAGCTTTTCTCTCAAATTTATTTCCCACCCGTTATCGGTTTTCCGGCATTGCCATGTGCCGAGAACTGTCCGGCGCCCTTATCGGCGGACCCACGCCGTTTATCGCCACGGCGCTGGTGGCATTGGGGGGCGGTAGACCCACATGGGTCATGGTCTATTTAGGCGCGTTTTGTCTGTTTACGGTTATTGCCGTGGCGCTGGGCAAACATTTATCACGCCATGATGAAGATAACGCGTCATTGCTTAAGCAGAAAAATAACGCTGAGCCCGCGTCGTTACTTTAAAAGCGCGGTCGCGACGTCACGGCGGAAATAACGCAATCCGTTGCAGGAAAAGTATCTGTTTTTGTGGCAAACCCTAGCATGGCCGGTATATCCGAGCTTTCGGATCGACATAGTGAATTATTTAATAGTGGAGAATAATGATGCGGATCGTTTCTGCCGATGACGCGGTTTCATTACTGCGCGATGGCGATACCGTCATGATCGGAGGATCGGGCGGAGGACATGCGGTACCCGAAGCGCTGCTTGAAGCCCTCGAACGCCGTTTTCAGCAGCAGGATTCCCCCCGGCAGCTGACCGCGCTCCATCCCGTGGGGCTTGGGGATCGCGGCAAACGCGGCGCCTCGCGGTTGGCGCATCCGGGGCTGCTGAAACGCGTAGTCTGCGGCACGCTGGTGGACTCCCCCGCGCTGGCGCAATTGGCGCTGGATAATCAAATCGAGGCCTGGACCCTGCCGCAGGGGGTGCTGTCGCAGTTAACGCGCGAAATGGCCGCCGGTAGACCCGGTTTAATCAGCCATGTCGGCCTGCATACCTTCGTGGATCCGCGCCTCGGCGGCGGCCGTCAGAGCGAGCGCTGCGATGAGGATCTGGTCAGCCTGATCGAAATCGCCGGGCGTGAGTGGCTGTATTATAAGCCGTTTCATGTCGATGTCGCCTTTTTGCGCGGCACTACGGCGGATGAAGACGGCAATATCACTATGGAGCAGGAGGCCATCTTCGGCGACATGCTGTCGATGGCGCAGGCGACCAAACGCTGCGGCGGGCTGGTCATAGTACAGGTGAAACGTCTTGCCCGCCGCGGCACGCTGCCGGCGAAAAATGTCAAAATCCCGGCGATGCTGGTCGATTTGGTGGTAGTGGAAGCTCAACAGGCCGTGACCTATCAAAGCCCGAACGATCCCGCCTTTACCGGCGAATTGCGCATTCCGCTCAACGATTTCCCGGCTCTGCCCCTGGATGAGCGCAAAATCGTGGCGCGCCGCTGCGCCATGGAGCTGCTCCCCGGCGCCGTTTGCAACGTTGGCTCCGGCATCTGTACCGGTATCGGGCTGGTCAGCGCGGAAGAGGACGTGTTGGATAATATCGTTCTCACTAACGAGCAGGGACTTATCGGCGGCGCGCCCGCCGCCGGGCTGGACGCCGGTGCCGCGCGCAATTACAGCGCGTTGGTGGATCAGCCCTATCAGTTCGACTTTTACGATGGCGGCGGGATTGATATCGCTTTTCTGTCGGCGGCGGAAATCGACGCCGGCGGCAGCGTCAATATCAGCCGCTTCGCCAAGAAACTCATCGGCGTTGGCGGATTTATCAACATCAGTCAAAACGCCAAAAAAATGGTATTCGGCGGCACCTTTACCGCCGGCGGTTTGCGCGTGGCCTGCGATGAAGGCCAGTTACGCATTGTGCAAGAAGGCGCCCACCAGAAGTTTGTCGCCGCGCTGCAACAGGTCTCCTACAGCGGCCCCTACGCCAGCCAGCGGGGCCAGACGGTGCTGTTTGTCACCGAGCGCGCCGTTTTCCGGGTGGTCGACGGCGCGCTGGAATTAACGGAAATCGCGCCGGGTATCGATCTCGAGCGCGATATTTTGCAGCAGATGGGTTTTCGCCCCCGCATCGCCGCCGAGCTTAAAACGATGGACGCCCGGCTGTTCTCGCCGCAGCCCATGGGCCTGCACCGCGAGATGGCGGCGAAAACGCGCCAGCGACATCCGCGCCTTGCGCAACTTCCGCCGCAGGCCGCGCTATGAGTGCGTTAACCATCGACGGCAGCACGCGGCTGTACGGTATCGTGGGCGATCCCATTTCCCAGGTGAAAACGCCTCAGTTGATGAACGCTTATTTCCAGCAGCAGGGCATCAACGCGGTCTGCGTGCCGTTGCAGGTTGCCACGGCAACGTTCGAGGCCAGTCTGCGCGGCATCATGGCGCTGGGCAATATCGCGGGCCTGGTCATCACCGTACCCCATAAAATACGCGCCTGCGCCCTGGCGGATGCGCTTTCCGCGCAGGCGCGGCAAGTCGGCGCCGTGAACGTGCTTCGGCGCGACGCGCAAGGGGCCTGGTTTGGCGATATGTTCGACGGCGCCGGACTGGTCGCCGGCTTACGCGATAACGGCTTCACGCTAAAGGGACAGCACGTCAAACAGCTCGGCGCCGGCGGCAGCGGCGCCGCGGTCGCCTTCGCCCTGTTGGCGGCCGGCGCGGCCTCCTTGACGCTGTATGACCCAAACGGCGAAGCGGCGCAGGCGCTGGCGGCACGCATCAACGCCCAGTATCCGCAACGGCCGGCGCGGGTGAGCACCGTACCCGCCGAACTTCAGGGCATCAACCTGCTTATCAATTGCTCCCCCATCGGCATGAAGCCGGATGATGGGCTTCCTGCGCCGTTTGCCGACTTCGATCCCGCGTTGCAGGTGGTGGATATCATCATGCAGCCGCCCGAAACGCCCCTTATCGCCCACGCGCGCCGGGCGGGCTGTCGGGCGACCAACGGCAGGCCGATGATTGAAGGACAGCTCACGGCCTTCTTGCGATTTTTCGATCTGTACGCCGAGGCATCGCCATGCCGCCATTAACCTTGACACCAAAGCAGTTATCGTTGAATACCGCCACCCTCGGCCCCAACGCGTCGTTAGAGGATGCCGTGCGCGGCTGCGTTAAATATGGTTTTGGCGGCATCGCGCCTTGGCGGGACAAAGTCGCCGAAGTGGGATTAGCGCAGGCCTGCCGTCTGATAAAAGAGGCCGGTCTCACCGTCAGCGGGCTGTGCCGCGGCGGTCTGTTTCCCGCCGCGGACCGCTCGGCGCGGGAGAAAATCCGCGCCG
This region includes:
- a CDS encoding shikimate dehydrogenase family protein, which translates into the protein MSALTIDGSTRLYGIVGDPISQVKTPQLMNAYFQQQGINAVCVPLQVATATFEASLRGIMALGNIAGLVITVPHKIRACALADALSAQARQVGAVNVLRRDAQGAWFGDMFDGAGLVAGLRDNGFTLKGQHVKQLGAGGSGAAVAFALLAAGAASLTLYDPNGEAAQALAARINAQYPQRPARVSTVPAELQGINLLINCSPIGMKPDDGLPAPFADFDPALQVVDIIMQPPETPLIAHARRAGCRATNGRPMIEGQLTAFLRFFDLYAEASPCRH
- a CDS encoding acyl CoA:acetate/3-ketoacid CoA transferase, translating into MMRIVSADDAVSLLRDGDTVMIGGSGGGHAVPEALLEALERRFQQQDSPRQLTALHPVGLGDRGKRGASRLAHPGLLKRVVCGTLVDSPALAQLALDNQIEAWTLPQGVLSQLTREMAAGRPGLISHVGLHTFVDPRLGGGRQSERCDEDLVSLIEIAGREWLYYKPFHVDVAFLRGTTADEDGNITMEQEAIFGDMLSMAQATKRCGGLVIVQVKRLARRGTLPAKNVKIPAMLVDLVVVEAQQAVTYQSPNDPAFTGELRIPLNDFPALPLDERKIVARRCAMELLPGAVCNVGSGICTGIGLVSAEEDVLDNIVLTNEQGLIGGAPAAGLDAGAARNYSALVDQPYQFDFYDGGGIDIAFLSAAEIDAGGSVNISRFAKKLIGVGGFINISQNAKKMVFGGTFTAGGLRVACDEGQLRIVQEGAHQKFVAALQQVSYSGPYASQRGQTVLFVTERAVFRVVDGALELTEIAPGIDLERDILQQMGFRPRIAAELKTMDARLFSPQPMGLHREMAAKTRQRHPRLAQLPPQAAL
- a CDS encoding MFS transporter, with protein sequence MNPISQQPEKIDNNVKRAIFASTLGTIIEWYDYGLYAAASGLIINKLFFPQLSQLGGMLAAFATFAIGFIIRPVGGMVISHIGDKFGRKPALIFCISIMGVATVGVGLLPTWHSIGIWAPILLIFLRILQGFGAGAELAGAITLVAEYTPVKRRGFFTAIPNTATNFGVLIATLTFLFFSWLPEETLLSWVWRVPFLLSVLLFVIALYIRAKLDETPEYVNAMDKAQRQRQQQKAPIRQLFRESPRELLCGFFAMGGHQALTYVLNTFALSYMINTLGMSKTDGLMVLIIALTFTLICGPIGGWLADRYGSAKIFICGALFALCFVYPLFYLVDTKNTLLAALGVSAIYGISWGCTGGAQGAFLSNLFPTRYRFSGIAMCRELSGALIGGPTPFIATALVALGGGRPTWVMVYLGAFCLFTVIAVALGKHLSRHDEDNASLLKQKNNAEPASLL